AGCACCAGCACCGCCTCTTCCTCGCGCACCAGCCGCTGCAAGGTCGCCAGCGCCCGTTCGCGCGGCTCGGCCGGCACCACGCCCGCCGGTCGCACGGTAATGCCGAGCGGATCGCAGACCGCCACGCCGATGCGCCGCTCGCCCACATCCAGCGCGATCACCCGCCCGTTCACGGCGCGCTCGACTCCGGCGTCTGCACCACCACGCGCACGTTCTGCGGGATCGTCTGCCAGTCCGGCGGGATCTGGAACTGGCCGATGCGGTTCTGCGCCTGCAACTCGCGCAGGTAGGCTTCGGCCTCGACGCGCGAGCGGCCACGCAGAGCGGCCTCGATCGCGGCGCGCAGCTCATCGGGCACCGGCAGGTAGGACTGCGGCGGCGTGGCCACGGCGCTCACGCGCAGGGTATTGCCCTCACGCGTCCAACCGGTGATCTCCACCACCGCGCCGGCCAGCTCCGGCTGGCGCTGGCTGATCTGCGCCGCCGCAGCGCGCCGCAACTGGGCATCGATCGGTTGATCGGCGGGACTGGCCAGCGCGCTGAAGGTTTCGCGCAACTGCAGCGTAAACTGCCCATCCTGGGTCACCTGGCCGATCGGCGGGAAGACGGCCAATTGCGTCGGGTCGGAGAACTTCTGCTTGAGCTGTTCTTCGCTGGGCGTGATCGGCGGTACATCCGGCGACTGGACGATCTGATAGCCGGGCCGTTGCTCGACCTGCTGCTGAATGGCCTGCACACCGCGCGCATGCAGCTCGGTCAGCGCCTGGGGCAGCAGGCGACTGACATCGTCAGGCGAGACCACCGTCACTTCCTGATCGCTGCCGCCGCTAAAGGCGTTGGGCTGCGACACGGTCACGTTGCCGCTGAAGCGTGCCGGCGGCGTGTTGATCGTGCCAGGGGGCACGTTGCCCTGCGCGCCGGGCGTACGCGCTCTCAGCGTCGCCTCCGCGACGCCAAAGGTCGTGCCGACTTCGGTATCGATGCGCGGCGGGATGGTGACGTCGCTCTCCAGCACGAATTCCTGGCCACCGCCGACAAAGACTTCGCCCGCCGGGATGGTGATCGGTTGCGAGGAGCGGTTCCGCAGGATCACCGTGCCGCGACCATAGCCGATCGGCGCGACGATGCGGCCGGTGGCCTGGCCCGACAGCGTGACCTCGACCGGCGCGCTGAGCAGCACGCCCTGCACCGCCAGCGACGTGGTCTGCGTCACCGGCTGTTCGCTCACGGGCACGATCAGATCGTCGAAGGTGACGGCCGCCGCGGTATTCACCGGCGGCGTGATCACCAGCGGACGCGACCCAATCCCGCTCAAGAGGCCCTGCGACCAGAGCACCGCCACCGTGGCGATCAGCAGGGCAGCAAACACCAGCGCCGGCCACAGCATCAGGTTGCGCGACTGTCGGCGCCGTGCTGCCACCTCTTCCGGCGTGCGCTGCGGCCGGGGCATGCGCAGGCCGCCCTCCTCGGCGGGCACGGCGCGAGGCGCGCGGCGTGGCACCAGCCCGATCAACGCCTGCCAGAAGGATGGCCGGGGCGTGGCCGCTCGCTCCGCGCGGGATGTGCGCCTGCCTGAGGTGGACGGCGGTGCAGTGGTGGTCGGCAGATGGCCGAGGGCAGCCTGCCATGCGCGATCGTTCTGCGCCGGACGCGGCACGTCCTGGTTACGCGCGGCATCGAAGCGTGTCGCGCCCTCGTCGGCCTGTTGCAGCCAGGCCGGCATCTCTTCGTCCTGTGGCGCTGCCGGCGCTTGCGATGCGGCGGCGCGCTGGTCGAAGGCCGCCAGTTGCGCGAGGAATTCCGCATCCGATGATGGCTGGCCAGCGGCAGGCGCCGGTGGCGGCGTTGGCCGGCGCGGCTGCTCCGTGCCTGCCGGCGGAGTGGGCGGCGTTGGCCGGCGCGGCTGCTCCGTGCCTGCCGGCGGAGTGGGCGGCGTTGGCCGGCGCGGCTGCTCCGTGCCTGCCGGCGGCTGTGATCGTGCCGGCGGCATCTGCGCTCCGGCGCGCGCCTT
This is a stretch of genomic DNA from Kallotenue papyrolyticum. It encodes these proteins:
- a CDS encoding baseplate J/gp47 family protein, which translates into the protein MGNTPPNNRSQRRPTSGREPSLPLSQLGHDDALLIPVAPDSSIDAIIRQVQEAGASRVELLVPDGTAALQSIAGNERLRDAARAAGVRVALYTADEQTSRAARIAKLEVVNVGSAVAPPTAGGKARAGAQMPPARSQPPAGTEQPRRPTPPTPPAGTEQPRRPTPPTPPAGTEQPRRPTPPPAPAAGQPSSDAEFLAQLAAFDQRAAASQAPAAPQDEEMPAWLQQADEGATRFDAARNQDVPRPAQNDRAWQAALGHLPTTTAPPSTSGRRTSRAERAATPRPSFWQALIGLVPRRAPRAVPAEEGGLRMPRPQRTPEEVAARRRQSRNLMLWPALVFAALLIATVAVLWSQGLLSGIGSRPLVITPPVNTAAAVTFDDLIVPVSEQPVTQTTSLAVQGVLLSAPVEVTLSGQATGRIVAPIGYGRGTVILRNRSSQPITIPAGEVFVGGGQEFVLESDVTIPPRIDTEVGTTFGVAEATLRARTPGAQGNVPPGTINTPPARFSGNVTVSQPNAFSGGSDQEVTVVSPDDVSRLLPQALTELHARGVQAIQQQVEQRPGYQIVQSPDVPPITPSEEQLKQKFSDPTQLAVFPPIGQVTQDGQFTLQLRETFSALASPADQPIDAQLRRAAAAQISQRQPELAGAVVEITGWTREGNTLRVSAVATPPQSYLPVPDELRAAIEAALRGRSRVEAEAYLRELQAQNRIGQFQIPPDWQTIPQNVRVVVQTPESSAP